TAGCTAAATAGGCCAACTCTCTAAATTGTTCAATTGATAAACTTGCAGAAAAGGTTAACATTAAGCTAAGGATGTGCTGGTTGTCTTTTCTTCAGGATAGAATAGATGCTTATTACACTATTATAAGAATCAAAAACATGAAATGACAAACATACTTTGGCATGCTCCTTCCTGTATCTGCAACATCCCACCGCAAATTTGAGTCACTTGCATCTTGTAAGTCTTTCCTTGCTTTCCTTACCCCGTTTTTCTGAGATTCTCCTGATATAGGAGGTCCTCTGTCTACCTGTACATCTCTAATCTCAACTTTAGCAGAATGTGTATTATTTGGCTCCTCTATAGAACGGATTGAAGGGGACCTTCCTTGGGGAGAGGAATGTGTACTATCGTCAGGGCTCATCTGTGTTGCCATGTCTCGACGTGAAACTACACAGGAAATAGAATCTTGTTCTTTGGTGTCATCAACCTTATCATCTGCCCATTGTATTCATCAGCAACAAGAAATTAAgccaagaaaacatttttcttcCAAAAGTTTGGTTTAGGTGATTGCACAAAATAGACTGGGAAGAATAAGGGAAGCTTACTTGTCAAAAGAAGAATGGTTAACATGTATCATTCAAGAAATCAGGAGGGCTGTGTGTGCAGAGTTAAGAAGCATGATCAACTACTATAAGGTCATATTTCGACAGAAGGTTGATGACAACTAGCCATGTAATTGTGCCTAAATTAACTTGGTTTGACATCTCAGAAGATAGACTTAGAACATGGCCTATAGGCAGACAACTGACACAAGATCTTTAGTAAAATTGATGCTTAGGAAACTTGAACTGCTTCGAAACCCCCAAtgagcgcccccccccccccccccctctctctctcttaattTTATACATATCTTGAACTGTTTTCCTTCTGTGATCTCATATAGTTTCCAATTCATATCTTACAAGTTTTCATGTTGTATGTTGCTTTCAAATGAGATGTTATCTCTTGCTAGCACACTCCGACAAGTGTTCCTTTTACTAACCTGGTGCAACAGATTAATTTCATATCAAAGCAAGGGAGGTTACAAGATCCACAGGTCACTGATTGGTTAGTCCTTAATCAAAATTCTCAGTCTAGAGACATCTGACAATCATACACCCTCAAATACTTAGTATTTAAGTAAGGTTGATGTATACACTTTTATACTCGTACAGAGACCATAGGACCGTTGAGGCCTTTTATGCTAATAATACTGAGAGAAGATATTGATAGTGTAGGTTGATAACAATTGAAGATAAAAGAGTGTAAATGGTAAAATCATGGTATACAACTGATGCATTAACATATAATTCACAACGAATCCAGTTGCATACACTTAATATGCAACAACTGGGCTATGAACCAGAGGAAAGTGAGAAAAACTATCTACAAAGTTCGAAGGAAACTTAATTATACCTTGGGAGCTTGGTAATGAAGATTCAGCGAAAAAATCTGAAAGAGCAGGAGCAGTGCTTGCTCGACCCATGCTATTCTCAGCATATAAACCACTAGATCTTGTGCCAGGACCAGCACCATAATGAATGGATAATCCATCAGGCACCAATACACCTGTTGTAAATGGTGAATTCGCTATAAAATTACTTGTACTTCCACAAGGATTCGGTATGTGCATAACACCAGGATTATCGAGGGGTCCACTTTTTGACTTAGTCTGCTTCTGCAATTGCAAATTTGAAGCCTTGGGAGTGCCATGACCTGATAATGGACTAGTAATCCACCTTTCCGCATCGTCCCATTTCGAAGGCAATGCCCTTCCACTATTAAACGGCATCAATGCAGTAGCCGTAATATGCCTCCTGCTGTTGTTGGTTGGCAATGGAACTCGTTCGGAACACCAGCCTCTCTGAAATCCTTCGAAATTGTTATCACCATATTCTGGTGTCGACGGGCTAGTATATGTACCTGAATTCCTCAATAAAGTAGTGTGTTTCCTCATGATGTTTAGTTATGGCAAAGTGCAGCCAACATTAGACTGGTGTTCCTATACAGAAGGATGGGATATTTCAAATATGAGACACTGAGCATCACCTAAAACTATTTTGAAAATGTCTTACAATGTCATAAAATATTCAGATAATAAACTACTAAACCTAATTAGTTTGAAAAAATTCAAACTTTCTAACGTCCAACATTAAGGCATAGGCGCATAGCCATATAATTCATAGTTACACCTATATGcccaaaatttaaatttttttggcCTACTATTAGACCATAGGCCTAGCCCCTTTTTTAATGTTCTAGCAAATTAAAGCACTAATAATGTCTACTATGGTAAGCTCATGTAATCTTGAAGATGTGGTCATTTTTCTGTACTCTAAAGTCAGGACCACTGAAAGGGTAGTGAAGACCAATTACTGCTAGTACTTGATCAAATTTATCATTACATTCCCCTGAAAACCACAAAACTTTGTTCAAATTCATGCGCCCCTTAAACCCCCTCCTCCAAAAAGCACAAAAGGTAAATAGATTCAGTCAGAAAGATAGATGGCTAAATTCTTCTATATATAACTCAGAGGCGGTCAACTGACCCACTACTTTTTATGCAGAATAATTGTCTATATATATGTAAGAATTTAACAAAATTACAAGAAGTACTAACGAACCAATGATTGCAAAAGTGTAAGTAAATCATTGGTTAACATAATTTTGAACCAATCAAATTTAAATCGAGAGAAAAAGGGGGGTCCAGAACAGGAAAAGCACAAAACCGTCATATACTTTAAGCAAAAGCGAAGCTTACCTTTTGGTCAATGGAAAGAGTTGATCTACTCTTTTGAGTTTCACAAAAGCAACTTAGTCAGGTGAATCTTTGGTTACAAAGCGAGTAAATGAATACTGAAACAATTGTGAAAGAGCACACAAATAaagaaatggaagaaagggtCTCCAGGTGTGAAAGAAATCAAGAATTGAAAAATGTGTAGATTGTAATGGCAGGCCCGTTCAATAATGATAGTGAACGTTTTGACAAAAAGGGcagtgtttttctttttaaacagtAATTGTCAGTCAGCTTAGAAACGTAGTAGTACAGTTATTACGACGAGATGACAAAGAATGGGAAGAGACAAGAAGGGGGTGAAGTTTGTCCGAAACCAATGGGCAAACCCACGTGATTAAGCTGCTCAAAGTACGGCCTACTCTTTCTTTTTTTGGAGCATTCCTTGTATTTTCCCTCCTTAACTAATTTCCCctttttattaattaaatatttatgtTCATCCGATATTTATATCAAACTAAATAATTAAAAATTTGTTAAATATCTATATTAATATGTATTGGTAAAAATATGCAACAAGCTATATTGACTAATTGACCAAACACGTCGTCAGCGTAGAGAAGACCTCATGTCAGTTAAAGCTAGCGATTATCAAATCATCCAAGGAGTTACCAGTCAGGCATACCTCATTAGCCCAGAACAACAAGAATCCGAAACGATTCGTCTTGAAATGTTCAGAGCATGTGCACAAGTGATAACTCAGATAATGGCTAGATAACTATTCTATAAAATCCCCTCTTTCTCATCattgtatttatatgttttttcaCCTGATCATTCGTAATTTTGTAATTGCTCTCTATAAAACACGAATGTTCATCTCTGATCTTCAGCAATATTCATCATCTGATCAAGAAGAATCAATAAGAATCtctgtgtatgtgtgtgtgttatTTTATTTACTTTTAAGCATCCATCATTATCCTTATTACTGTACTTTGTTCTCGTATTATTCATCACATTATCAAAGGATTGACATAATTTGAATTAGTTATATTGCTGACTACCGCATCTAAATAAATTCAACGGATTGACCTAATAATCAAAAGTTAGGCTAAATAATACATATTAAGTAGTTATACTTAAACTATAAATATGTATCTGAAAGACACGTGTTTTATCCTCTCTGATTTGAAATATATATGAATGCATGTAAATTTTTATCATATGCAATCGAATTAACTACAACAACATCAACGTAGTGGAGAAAATATTTATGTACGCCTTTCCCAAAAACAAAGTGTTCTAATAATTTAAGAGTATCCTACAGATAAAAAATTTCACATTTCACAAATCTTCAAAAAGAGTCACAAATATTGAAACCTTTTAAATGACCAGATGAAGTAAATGCTTTTTAAAAATTAACTAGAAAGAAAGGAGAAAATGACGAAAATGGTCCTTGAATAGTCTACGTTAAAAGTTTAACTGAATAATTTTGATCTTTTAAATTTATTAAAAGTAGGCAATTTTAAATCTCAATTAAATATTTACAAACTTTAATTATTAGATTTAATGAAAATTAtggaaaaaatatttatttggaacTTACATTTGGAGGTGCAATTATGTTAGTTTGTGTTATTTGACTAGAAAGAAAGGAGAAAATGACGAAAATGTTCCTTTAATAGTCTATTAAATATTACTTGAATAAATTAATCTTTTAAATTTATTAAAAGTAGGCATTTTTAATCTTCGTTAAGTATTTACAAACTTTAGTTATTAGATCTAATGGAAGTTGTGAAGAAAAAAGATTTATCTGAAACTTACATTTGGAGGTGTAATTTTGTAGTTTATATTATCTTTGTTTGTTGCGATTTTATTAATGTTACATGTTACATGTTCTGATGGGACATTTCTAGTGtcttcttaaattttttcatagttcCCCTTAATTTTATCAATCACAATTTATTAAATATTGGATCTTTTACAAATATAAATAATTGCTCTGGAcaatatttcatgaacaactaTCTAGCCCCTGCCTCCAAATATGAGGAACCAATTCTATCGTGTTCCGCCAAAACAAATTGCTATATCATTTTGATTTAGAATAAGTTGGAGATATTTTATTTCCGAAAGTAATTTGGTGGCCCATAAAAGATTAGGTCTTATAATTTGCGTTGTATTTTACAGCCGTCTGCTGGAATAGCTCAGTTGGTTAGAGCGTGTGGCTGTTAACCACAAGGTCGGAGGTTCAAGCCCTCCTTCTAGCGTGTTTGTTTTTTTGTTTCGAGCCACATAATTTAGTGCATCTTTAGCTCAAGGTAGGATACTGTTTCGGGTTAGatcccgtttggattggcttataagttgttttcggCTTTTTTGAATATTTGActgccagcttaaagtcattttgtgcataaaataagcccaaaaaaataatttgacccatttgacttagcttgtctaaagcagcttataagctgaaaataacttataagtccAAAAAAAAGTTAGCCTaccctaactttttttttttttttggctcataagctgcttattttaagcccatccaaacaggctcttagccCTCTTACTAAAGAGAATTTCTACATCAATATCAGCGGGAAAAATGTTTAACAAATCGTCTTAGACGTTTTGGAGGAGCAGCTGGCCAAAACAGTGCCACGAATGCAAAACGTGCCACGAATacaaaatgtggagaaattatgaAAATCGCAATTTTCTTGCTACTCTGGCCTAATTATATTTTAAGGCCTATATAAAGGTATTTTATACATATTCagctaattgtcacgacccaattcgtgaatcatgatggcacctacactgttCCTCTCAAGTAAGCGAATCATTCCAAGTAGGCGAATCATTCCCAaatcattttagtcatttataagaattatgcgGAAATGAATAATAATTAAGCTAATAAgttcaaaatatatataaatgataagtgcggaagtatTAATAACTCTAAAATCTAGTCTGGACTAGTACATGAGCCACTATTGAATAAATACAAGTCTGATAGAAAGTAAATACAAATCTCAAATATCAATTATGTCTCAAGAATACAAAGAAGACAGTTAATTACAAGGAAGAGTCTCCGGGTTGCGGATCTAGTCCaaaagctcaccctggaatctctgTCATGTAGGCTCGGATCACCCTCGATGACTAGAACTGGAACTagtaacaaactctgcactcaaaagaagagtacaacaagagtagtatcGGTACAAAAAACACGTACTGAGTgagcatcataggccaactaagattagttcacgcatataagcataaaatcaacaagataagcaaGGTAAGCTCATAATACTCAAAGCAAAtaacagaatatcccataaccgaATCACCACCTAAGacgaagcttctaaaccacaagtctgtcttaTTATAATAATCTCAATTGATAATCACAACCCAAGTTCTGACCTAGGCAGAGTCACTACCCAGCGATCTAACCCAGTCCATAATCCGATCCATGCCACTATAATAATACGAACCGAGCATACCAAATCAGAAATAAAGATTCGTATGATGATGCATGATAATATGTAAtgaagtgcaatgcaatgcactggccaaataccttaaacctgtacacacatgctaatggtattgtttgcccaatagtcatgacccatgagggacccgcgaagtccatgtacccctcGCTCCGGAATAGACCTCAGATCACGAGTTCACAAACGGGTCAcaccctcaccccctgtcaaatgtgtctttAGTATATATCAAGATAGGCCACATCCCCACCTCCTGTCAGATGTGCCTTTTAAACATATAATGTATGCAAGATGAGTATTCAAGATATGGTTCAAGTCTAAAACCCCAAGATTAAACATCAACTTAACAGTAGCACgataaatcaatgaaatcaaatgccaatgaaAATGCAAGTCAAAATGTCATAAGCCATCTCAGGGCTTAGCTAAATCAGCTCAACCATGGAATAAATCATACAGTCTATCTCAATTGTCATAAAGAGTCTTTGACACCCTTTACTTCCAAATATAGCAcgtacacctcacaactaagtcttgtgtcaccaagtgctccattttctcatgtatcatcatcagtaccaagtcataattTGATATCAACATacatgtgaaatgagaatgtatgtcATGCATGATGTCATCAGATTCAGGCCAAATCTCATTATCTTTCGTTTCTCCGATGATAAATGACAGAGCAAGAGAAAAATGAGTGCAACACGTATCATAACACAACAAATTAAGTAACAAGCCttatcacaataacagggcaacaagcaACAATCGACAACACGAGTATATATTAACTCCTTCCACCTCATATCACAACAAATACACCTCCTATTCAATACacaaagtaatggcgacaagcctacataatcagaagtcataccaacctaggtaatatctAACCAAACATCTTTTGCGAAGACCTATTCATGATTTATCCCGTCAATCCTACACAatatatacgtttcgctaatcaaagtctaactaaagtaagctgtAACTTACCTCGATGCCGAATAGGTGCCACGAACTAATCCACTTGAGTCGTACCTTTCTTCTTCAGAGAGCCTTGGAACAATTAACGTCTATCAAGTATGaattctacgttagaatacgaatctaaggatacctATACTGCCTTAattttacccaaaacccaaaaatggacccaaaatagccaaatccgagccacaagggcaaaactgtaatttcattaaaaaaatctggttcaatatagtcaaaatatatccGACGAGTTTAAACAAGTCCaatgatacctatattgctatactcTAATTCGAAACCCCAAAACGGAAACCCCGAGCCCGCAAGGGCAAAACTGAAAATTTATCACAAATTAGTTTACCCATAGCTTAATTAGTCTAGATCCAGAAAACCCATTCAAAAAGTCATCATCTTGATCTTCAAAACCATGATTTACCATTTTTTAACTTTTGGGTTTAAAACCCCAATTTTCCCCAATCAAACTCGAATAAAATCGATAATCAACGAAAACAAACTTGAGGAAACATCAAAATAAAGGCTAGATACTTACCCCCTCGTTGGAACGAGAATAACGTCGCGAAAATCACTTTAAacggagctctagaactcaagataCGCCCAAAATACAAAATTAACGCAGTCTGATTTTTTATACATAGATACTTTCGCTACAGCGGACCAGAGGTTCGCTACAGCGGTCCAATGTTCGCTACAGTGGACCCACCAGGTACAACAATAGCTGTCCGcgctaaaatgaccataacttccTCGTACGAAGGCGAAATGCTtcgattctttttgctatagcttcgtaattacgatacggatctaatggttcaattgaAACACAAAATAAAGGTCGTTTGATCAATATGGTGCCCTTTATCGCCAAAGAACTACtgcgaaaacatcgaatacgagcgcaacacaacccaaatccatctgaaactcttcggaatctcaccaaaacttgtggacaagtccaaaacCATCATACGAAgttgttggaactttcaaaatatAGACACGGGGTCATCTTAACCCGATGTTGATCGTGGTCAACTCTACctctttaacttaactagttcctTCACCAATGACTCAAATCATACTCAAACATTTCGGGAACTAAACcaatgacttcactaagtcataaatcaccaaCCGGACCTAATGAAACTGTCGAAATTCAATTACAACCacttttacccaaaagtcaattattGGTCAAAGGTTTTCAATTTAAGACTTTAGATTCCATAAATCCTACTGGAACTCGCCCGATGACCTCAGGAACTGTGTCGCCCGTCCCCGctggtcaaaatcatactaacggAACTCGGGGAAGAGTCAACAAGAgtaaatgggtcaaaaacactattaacgaccaaacaggtcattacacTGATAATCAACCCTAGAATAAACAATGTCCTACTTTTCCTATTTAGTAGGTTAGCTTGCTTTGAACAAAGACTTGGTCTCTCTTTTAGCATGTATTTTTCTTTGAGTACTAGAcagcctatgcccgtgctgcgcacgggcccaacactttagattatagtgcatttatgtgtatatagttgtctttgaatatatatatatatatatatatatatatatatatatatatatatatattatgttcaaaatacgattaatataacattgtagtttgtgctccgtatctaaaacttcatTATATTAATGCTTGCTACGAATACAATAtcagcaaatttattaatattttttaaagagaagacttgtattttcctctctttgagataaaacaatagcaatatttaagcatcagttgatactttcaattttaattcgattaatttaaaggtttaaaatacttattattttttatcaaattttgatttggataattctaattcaaattattaaattaattttacatgtttaaaacgaaacaaagtagaaattgattttctatgtaaatgaagaaatattattttttaatttttggtaaatattctcggtttagctcattttacttgtcatgttgtctttcgcatggttttttaagaaaacgtcgattagaattataatttgactaatttaccttattcattatttgatctctatttgatattttttttacgacattaatctcttttcacatttattatagtaagaataaaaataaaaaagtaattaaattctatcttattttaaaatataaatattttaagtatatttattttagtaaacataacaaatatattacatggcggaatagcaaatacaacagtttaatatctagattagatctcaggctaatataaaaaaagaaagaaaattgtatggtttgactacttaaccttttgaagaaaaaacaatttcatttgctcccactgaTGGATTGAttcgcacgtggcaatgaatccatcattattgacttaatgagatactttggaaattacataaatattgtttgattttttaatatggggtgcacttttgttTTTGGACACTAATAATTTGCACTACTTTtatgcatatgcatatatatatatatatatatatatatatatatatatatatatatatatatatatatatatatatatatatatgtatatatatatatatatatatatatactatgttcaaaacacgattaatataacattgtagtttgtactctgtatctaaaactttattatattagtgtttactacgaatacaaagtctgcaattttttttgacattttttttaatatggggttcacttttttttttttgattttgttaatatggggtgcacttttttttatcGTGAGTtaggagatggtgggttccacctttttttttaaatattgtttgatgttgtttaatatggggtccaccctttatggggtgcacttttttttttttgacattattagtttgcactatttttatgcatataatatatatacatatacaatgtttaaaacacgattaatataacattgtagtttgtgctccgtatctaaaactttattatattagtgtttgctacgaataaaaagtctgcacttttttttttaacattatatttttttttaatatgggattcacttttttttttttttttttatatattgcttgattttgttaattcattgtttggttttttaatatggaattcacttttttttatattgcttgattttgttaatatagggttcactttttttttcctccgtgagtttggagatggtgggttccactttttttacctttttttttcaatattggttggttggtgtttaatatggggaccacacttttttttctatattgcttagtgttgtttagtatggggtccacccttttggacattattagtttgcgctatttttatgcatatagtatatatatatatatatatatgttcaaaacatgattaatataacattgtagtttatgctccgtatctaaaactttattatattagtgtttgctacgaatacaaagtctccactttttttttttttgacattgtttgtttttttttaatatgggattcaatttttttttatatattgctt
Above is a genomic segment from Lycium barbarum isolate Lr01 chromosome 12, ASM1917538v2, whole genome shotgun sequence containing:
- the LOC132622767 gene encoding uncharacterized protein LOC132622767, translating into MRKHTTLLRNSGTYTSPSTPEYGDNNFEGFQRGWCSERVPLPTNNSRRHITATALMPFNSGRALPSKWDDAERWITSPLSGHGTPKASNLQLQKQTKSKSGPLDNPGVMHIPNPCGSTSNFIANSPFTTGVLVPDGLSIHYGAGPGTRSSGLYAENSMGRASTAPALSDFFAESSLPSSQDDKVDDTKEQDSISCVVSRRDMATQMSPDDSTHSSPQGRSPSIRSIEEPNNTHSAKVEIRDVQVDRGPPISGESQKNGVRKARKDLQDASDSNLRWDVADTGRSMPKLQREEARITAWENLQKAKAEAEIQKLEMKLAKKRSASMDKILNKLKLSQLKAQKMRGALSQGHPTTSKKLFHFHKYFSSCFNCHVH